The Phoenix dactylifera cultivar Barhee BC4 chromosome 9, palm_55x_up_171113_PBpolish2nd_filt_p, whole genome shotgun sequence genome window below encodes:
- the LOC120112050 gene encoding transcription factor HEC2-like — MDLDFIDSPPDVQMDLMAMMMEMEKLADFSKPPQPLAEFASGPPAAFCNAPNNNTPPSSLLVGAPSSVPCSNPIIMASNTLAAGTSPSELSKRASAEAVREMMFRIAAMQPIHIDPESVKPPKRRNVKISKDPQSVAARHRRERISERIRILQRLVPGGTRMDTASMLDEAIRYMKFLKDQVQSLELAAAANRRTLGIGTTSLVFSPAVTGFSSGSYFCFDKRCEKPDQGFICRSTCNGMDG, encoded by the coding sequence ATGGATCTGGACTTCATAGATTCTCCTCCAGATGTCCAAATGGACCTGATGGCCATGATGATGGAGATGGAGAAGCTGGCCGACTTCTCGAAACCTCCACAACCATTGGCCGAGTTTGCGAGTGGTCCCCCGGCAGCTTTCTGCAACGCGCCTAACAACAACACTCCACCCTCGTCGCTACTCGTCGGCGCGCCGTCTTCTGTACCCTGCAGTAACCCCATTATTATGGCGTCGAACACCCTGGCGGCAGGAACCAGCCCCTCCGAGTTGAGCAAGCGGGCGTCCGCGGAGGCGGTGAGGGAGATGATGTTCCGCATAGCCGCGATGCAGCCCATCCACATCGACCCGGAGTCCGTGAAGCCGCCCAAGCGGCGCAACGTCAAGATATCCAAGGACCCGCAAAGCGTGGCGGCGAGGCACCGGAGGGAGAGGATCAGCGAGCGGATTAGGATACTGCAGCGGCTTGTCCCTGGAGGGACCAGGATGGACACTGCCTCCATGCTCGATGAGGCCATCCGCTACATGAAATTCCTCAAGGACCAGGTCCAGTCGCTGGAGCTCGCGGCAGCCGCGAACCGGCGGACCCTCGGGATCGGCACCACCAGTTTGGTGTTTTCCCCGGCTGTCACAGGTTTCTCGAGTGGGAGCTACTTCTGCTTCGACAAGAGGTGCGAGAAACCAGATCAGGGGTTCATATGCCGATCGACTTGCAATGGTATGGATGGATAA